The Mesorhizobium sp. M3A.F.Ca.ET.080.04.2.1 genome contains the following window.
AGCGCATCCGATGTTCAGCTTCGCTGGGTGTGCTTCAGGTCTTTGACTTTGCGCAGGTCTTCGTCCCGAAACAGTTGCCGTGGGATCCGCGGCTCATCGCGCCTTCGTGGAATAGGACTAGGCACCGATTGGCCTGATCAGCCATTCGCGGTATTCTGCCGTCTTGCAAGTGTGACGCATACCGGGGTTTGCCTTGGGAGATGCCAAATGCGCACGTCCTCGCTCTTCATTGCACTGCTGCTTGCACACATCCCGAGCGTATCGCATGCCGCCGACATCCACGACGCCGCGCAAGTCGGCGACGTCGCGGCGATCATAGCAGCGCTCGATGCGGGTGCCGGCATAGATGAGAGTGATGGAGACGCGACGCCGCTCTATTTTGCGGTCTGGATGGGCCACGTCGAAGCGGCAAGACTCCTCATAGAACGTGGTGCGGACGTCAACGCCCAGACGACTTGGGGTCCCCCACTGATGGCGGCCATAGGAACAGGCAAGATCGAGCTGTTGAATCTGTTGCTGGAACGGGACGCAGATCCGAATTCCCGCCGTGCCGGCGAACCTGCCCTTCATGTCGCCGTCACCCTCGGTTGTCTCGACTGCGTGAAGGCGCTGGTCGAGGCCGGCGCAGACGTGAATGCGAAGGCAGAAGACGGCAAGACACCGATCCATCTGGCAAAACGTGCGGGGCAACGCGAAATTGCCGACTATCTCATGTCGCGCGGCGTCGTCTTGCCGACGCCAGCCCCAATCTCGATGAAGTTGGCGACAGCCGATGTCGAGAAAGGCCGAGCCCACTTCGACCGCTTGTGTACCCGTTGCCACAGTATCGAACCGCAGGGCGGGAGCAAAGTGGGACCGAATTTGTGGAGTGTCGTCGGCCGCGACAAGGCATCTCTGGAAGATAGACGTTATTCCGAAGCCCTGCTGGGCTGGGAGGGTGTGTGGACGTTCGAGGACCTGAACAGATATCTCTTCGGGCCCATGCTCACCACGCCGGGCGTTTACATGGAGACACCTGGTGTTCCGGACGAGACCGAACGGATCGACCTCATCGCCTATTTGCGCACTCTCAGTGACAAGCCGATGCCGCTACCTTGAAATCGATGACCTGGCCGGCGACCGCTTCATCGGGAGCCGCACGCTGGCTGCAATCACCCGATTTGACGGCCTTTGTCATCCGACAATATGGTCGATCGCAACCACACCAAAGCGCATCGCGATGCTCCAGATTCGCTAGGTGTGCTCGTTTTTGATCTTGCGCATGTCTTTGTCCCGAAAACCGACCCAATTTCGGGAAGCAGCCTTGGAGAGGCAGTCATGGAACAGTGCTGGCGCTGGTACGGCCCTAACGATCCGGTCACGCTCGATCATGTCAGGCAGGCCGGCGCCACGGGTATCGTGACGGCGCTGCACAACATCTATGACGGCAGCGCCTGGCCGCTGGATGCCATTCTCGAGCGCAAGCGCATCGTCGAGGCAGCGGGACTGGCCTGGTCGGTGGTGGAGAGCATTCCCGTTCACAACTCGATCAAGATCGGGGCGCCCGAGCGGGAGCGCTATACCGGCTGGTACAAGGACACGATCCGGGCGCTGGCCACGGCCGGCGTCTCCACCATCTGCTACAATTTCATGCCGGTCGTGGACTGGACCCGCACCGATCTGATGTACCGGCTGCCGACCACCGGCTATGCCCTGCGCTTCGACGCGCTCGACTTCGCCGCCTATGACGTCTTCGTGCTGAAACGGCCGAAGGCCGAGGCGAGCTACAGTCCGGCACGACTCAAGCAGGCGGAAGAGCGGCTCAAGACCTTGAGTAGCGATGATATCGACAAAATCGAACGCAACCTGATCGCCGGCCTGCCGGCAACCGAGCGCACCTACAATCGCGAGACGATGCGCGAGGCGCTTGCTGAGTACGCGGCGATCGGCCCGGCCGAACTGCGCGCCAATCTCGCCTGGTTCCTCAACGAGATCATCCCCGTCGCGGAGGAAGTCGGGGCGCGCATGTGCATCCATCCGGACGATCCCCCCTTCTCGCTCTATGGCTTGCCGCGCGTCGTCTCCACCGCCGATGACGCACGCTTCATCCTGGATACCGTCGACAGTCCGGCGAACGGCCTGACCTTCTGCACCGGCTCCTATGGCGTGCGGGCCGACAATGATCTGGTCGCCATGATCGAGGAATTCGCGCCAAGGATATATTTTGCGCATCTGCGCAATGTGACGCGCGAGGCGGACGGTTCCTTCTTCGAGGCGGAGCATCTGGAAGGCTCGACCGACATGGCCGACGTCGTCCTGGCGCTGATGAAGGAGGAAGCGCACCGCCGCAGGGAGGGCCGCTCCGATTGGCGCATCCCGATGCGGCCGGACCATGGGCATCTGCTTGCCGACGACATCGGCAAGACGAGGATCAACCCGGGCTATTCGCTGATCGGGCGGCTCAAGGGCCTTGCCGAACTGCGCGGCATCATGCGCGCCGTGGAACGGTTCGACCTGGCATCCACGGACCATCGTTAGTCATGCGCTGCTGCCGGCACGAATATTTGCGGCGCGCCCAGGAGACGAAAGTCGGCGTCGCTGGCACCAGCCGTTGCCGATCGCCGATTGCGGGGCGCGTGCATCGCCGCTCTCGGCGACCGGCCGGCGAACCTGCCAGCAGACCGGCGTGAAATCGTCAGTTCGAGCGTTGCTCTTCACCCGCGTCAGGTCGCAGACGCAATCGATGGACGGGATTATGGTCGTTGGCAGAGGTTTCGCCAGAGACGGATTTGGCGCATGCTGCCTTGCCTTTGAGATTTCCGTCCACTGCACCACATCGCAGTCTGGTAAGACCAAATTGGTCGGATTTCTTCCAGGGTCGGGTGGGCAAGGCGATATCGGATCGACGTCATCAATTCTGGCTGGACCAGAGTGGCCGAGATGATGCAAATTTGGCCGGCAGCTAGACGGGCAAGCATGAGGACAGCCGGCGATCCGACGATCGGACTGACTACTCCAAGGAGGACGAAATGAACATCGCTGCGGACAAGGCAAACGTCAGCGGCATCCCTTTCGACCAGGGACGGGTGGACCGGCTGATGGACGAGGCCGGCATCGATGTGCTCCTCGCCACCTCCAAGCACAACACGCAATATCTGCTCGGCGGCTACAAGTTCATCTTCTTCGCGGCCATGGATGCGATCGGCCATAGCCGCTATTTGCCGATTGTCCTCTATGAGAAGGGCGGGCCGGAACACGCCGCCTATATCGGCAACAAGATGGAAGGCGGTGAGCATCAGAACCATCCGTTCTGGACGCCGACGCTGCATGCGGCGTGCTGGGGCACGCTCGACGCCGCCAACCTCGCTGTTGAGCATCTGCATAAGATCGGCAAGAGCGCTGCTCGCATCGGCATCGAGCCGGCCTTCCTGCCGTCGGATGCCTATGCCTTGATCCGCAAGACGCTGCCGGATGCGAAGCTGATCGATGCGACCGGCATGCTGGAACGCATGCGCGCCATCAAGACCGAAGCCGAGCTCGAAAAGCTGCGCATCGCCTCCGAACTGATCACCGACTCGATGCTGGCGACGATCGCCTGGGCGCGCGAGGGCACGACGAAGACCGACATCATCGAGCAGTTGCGGCGCGAGGAAACCAATCGTGGCGCGCATTTCGAATATTGCCTGCTGACGCTGGGCTCCAGCCACAACCGCGCCGCTTCAAGCCAGGCGTGGCAAAAGGGCGATGTGCTGTCGATCGATTCCGGCGGCAACTATCACGGCTATATCGGCGACCTCTGCCGCATGGGCGTGCTGGGCGAGCCGGACGGAGAACTCGAAGACCTCCTGGCCGAAGTCGAGGCGGTGCAGCAGGCGGCGTTTTCCAACGTCAAGGCCGGCACGCTGGGCGGCGACATGATCACGCATGCCGAAAGCGTGCTGAAGCGTTCGAAGGTCGCGGCCTACACGGATTTCTTCGCCCACGGCATGGGGCTGATCACGCATGAGGCGCCATTCCTGATGACCAACCACCCGGTTGCTTATGAAGGCACCTATGCGGCCAAACCGCTGGAGAAAAACATGGTGCTCTCGGTCGAGACGACCATGCTCCACCCGACGCGCGGCTTCATCAAGCTGGAAGACACGGTCGCGGTTACCGAAACCGGCTATGTGATGTTCGGCGACCGCGGGCGGGGGTGGA
Protein-coding sequences here:
- a CDS encoding Xaa-Pro peptidase family protein yields the protein MNIAADKANVSGIPFDQGRVDRLMDEAGIDVLLATSKHNTQYLLGGYKFIFFAAMDAIGHSRYLPIVLYEKGGPEHAAYIGNKMEGGEHQNHPFWTPTLHAACWGTLDAANLAVEHLHKIGKSAARIGIEPAFLPSDAYALIRKTLPDAKLIDATGMLERMRAIKTEAELEKLRIASELITDSMLATIAWAREGTTKTDIIEQLRREETNRGAHFEYCLLTLGSSHNRAASSQAWQKGDVLSIDSGGNYHGYIGDLCRMGVLGEPDGELEDLLAEVEAVQQAAFSNVKAGTLGGDMITHAESVLKRSKVAAYTDFFAHGMGLITHEAPFLMTNHPVAYEGTYAAKPLEKNMVLSVETTMLHPTRGFIKLEDTVAVTETGYVMFGDRGRGWNRGGI
- a CDS encoding ankyrin repeat domain-containing protein, encoding MRTSSLFIALLLAHIPSVSHAADIHDAAQVGDVAAIIAALDAGAGIDESDGDATPLYFAVWMGHVEAARLLIERGADVNAQTTWGPPLMAAIGTGKIELLNLLLERDADPNSRRAGEPALHVAVTLGCLDCVKALVEAGADVNAKAEDGKTPIHLAKRAGQREIADYLMSRGVVLPTPAPISMKLATADVEKGRAHFDRLCTRCHSIEPQGGSKVGPNLWSVVGRDKASLEDRRYSEALLGWEGVWTFEDLNRYLFGPMLTTPGVYMETPGVPDETERIDLIAYLRTLSDKPMPLP
- the uxuA gene encoding mannonate dehydratase, translating into MEQCWRWYGPNDPVTLDHVRQAGATGIVTALHNIYDGSAWPLDAILERKRIVEAAGLAWSVVESIPVHNSIKIGAPERERYTGWYKDTIRALATAGVSTICYNFMPVVDWTRTDLMYRLPTTGYALRFDALDFAAYDVFVLKRPKAEASYSPARLKQAEERLKTLSSDDIDKIERNLIAGLPATERTYNRETMREALAEYAAIGPAELRANLAWFLNEIIPVAEEVGARMCIHPDDPPFSLYGLPRVVSTADDARFILDTVDSPANGLTFCTGSYGVRADNDLVAMIEEFAPRIYFAHLRNVTREADGSFFEAEHLEGSTDMADVVLALMKEEAHRRREGRSDWRIPMRPDHGHLLADDIGKTRINPGYSLIGRLKGLAELRGIMRAVERFDLASTDHR